A window of Festucalex cinctus isolate MCC-2025b chromosome 6, RoL_Fcin_1.0, whole genome shotgun sequence contains these coding sequences:
- the LOC144020213 gene encoding transcription factor IIIA-like — translation MEVEPRSHKRYICSFAPCTAAYNKQWKLDAHLCSHTGVKPHTCPQDGCAKSFFSPYHLARHQLTHSGLRPFPCSAEGCAKAFSTNSNLARHVSRVHAAPPDSKRYACTADGCDAAFKKHQQLKAHMSERHTHLPAYECTHDGCGMRFHFPSRLKRHLKVHQGYPCTHPGCAFTGSTWTEYVRHRKDQHLTKVLCPECGKAFRDAWFLQQHRRVHTDTRLVYRCPRDQCERSFTTTFNLQSHLRSFHDELRAFACEHPGCGRTFAMKQSLRRHGVAHDPQRKKMTRPKRSLASRLSGCSDKAGKGKASESGRTPEPVELVHLLQDAALLGGSPQELSEALASPLTL, via the exons ATGGAGGTAGAACCGCGGTCGCACAAGCGCTACATCTGCTCTTTCGCGCCGTGCACGGCGGCCTACAACAAGCAGTGGAAGCTGGACGCCCATCTTTGCTCGCACACGGGCGTCAAGCCGCACACGTGTCCGCAAGACGGCTGCGCCAAGTCCTTCTTCAGCCCGTACCACCTGGCCCGCCACCAGCTCACCCACAGCGGCCTGCGCCCCTTCCCGTGCTCGGCGGAGGGTTGCGCGAAAGCCTTCAGCACCAACTCCAACCTCGCGCGGCACGTCAGCCGCGTGCACGCCGCTCCGCCGGATAGCAAGCGCTACGCTTGCACGGCGGACGGATGCGACGCCGCGTTCAAGAAGCACCAGCAGCTCAAGGCGCACATGAGCGAGCGCCACACGCACTTGCCTGCCTACGAGTGCACGCACGACGGCTGCGGCATGCGCTTTCACTTCCCGAGCCGCCTCAAGCGACACCTGAAG GTGCACCAAGGCTACCCCTGCACCCACCCGGGCTGCGCCTTCACAGGCTCCACCTGGACAGAGTACGTGAGGCACCGCAAAGATCAGCACCTCACCAAAGTGTTGTGTCCGGAGTGCGGCAAAGCTTTCCGGGACGCCTGGTTCCTGCAGCAGCACCGCCGCGTGCACACCGACACGCGGCTGGTGTACCGGTGCCCGCGCGACCAGTGCGAGCGCTCCTTCACCACCACCTTCAACCTGCAGAGCCACCTGCGGTCGTTCCACGACGAGCTGCGAGCCTTCGCCTGCGAGCACCCGGGTTGCGGCCGGACCTTTGCCATGAAGCAGAGCCTGCGGCGGCACGGCGTCGCGCATGACCCGCAGCGGAAGAAGATGACGCGGCCCAAGAGGTCGCTGGCGTCGCGCTTGAGCGGATGCAGCGACAAGGCGGGAAAGGGGAAGGCGTCCGAGTCCGGGAGAACGCCTGAGCCGGTGGAGCTGGTCCATCTCCTGCAGGACGCAGCCCTGCTGGGCGGAAGCCCTCAGGAACTGTCGGAGGCACTGGCGTCACCGCTCACATTGTAG
- the yju2b gene encoding putative splicing factor YJU2B encodes MGERKGTNKYYPPDFDPAKHGSLNGYHKTHALRERARKLSQGILIIRFEMPYNIWCDGCKNHIGMGVRYNAEKKKVGNYFTTPIYRFRMKCHLCINYIEMQTDPAACDYVIVSGASRKEERWDMAENEQILTTERKEKEKLETDAMFKLDHGGKDKEKLTKALPSLLELQDHQAGWKDDFQLNSALRRKFRMEKKVMVEKEEKDDAVRARTNLSIPLLPEREQDKKLAALLSLQTADSYEDKQRSKRQEISSRSWFSSTPGGTAATTTSTSTTCGGLLHKLGLQGKEAAVAKALGPSRTPLIRRKSDPQDSAPATASREVGSTEQDTSSSSLVPNYSDSDSDHGH; translated from the exons ATG GGAGAACGAAAAGGAACAAATAAGTACTACCCACCGGACTTCGATCCGGCTAAG CATGGCTCTCTCAACGGCTACCACAAAACGCACGCCCTGCGGGAGCGTGCCAGGAAGCTGTCCCAGGGCATCCTCATCATCAG GTTTGAAATGCCGTACAACATTTGGTGTGACGGCTGCAAGAACCACATCGGCATGG GTGTCCGGTACAAtgcggagaagaagaaagtGGGCAACTACTTCACCACGCCCATCTACAG GTTCCGTATGAAGTGCCACTTGTGCATCAACTACATCGAGATGCAGACGGACCCGGCCGCTTGCGACTACGTCATCGTCAGTGGCGCCAGCAGGAAGGAGGAGCGATGGGACATGGCCGAAAACGAGCAGATTCTCACCACCG AGCGCAAAGAGAAGGAGAAGCTGGAGACGGACGCCATGTTCAAGCTGGACCACGGCGGGAAGGACAAGGAGAAGCTGACCAAGGCTCTGCCTTCACTCCTGGAGCTGCAGGACCACCAGGCCGGATGGAAGGACGACTTCCAGCTCAACAGCGCCCTGCGCAGGAAGTTCAGG ATGGAGAAGAAGGTGATGgtggagaaggaggagaaggacGACGCCGTGAGGGCGAGGACCAACCTGAGCATACCGCTGCTGCCCGAGCGCGAGCAGGACAAGAAGCTGGCGGCGCTGCTCAGCTTGCAGACGGCGGACT CGTACGAGGACAAACAACGCAGCAAACGTCAGGAGATCTCCTCTCGCTCGTGGTTCAGCTCCACTCCAGGCGGCAccgccgccaccaccaccagcaccaGCACCACCTGCGGGGGTCTGCTGCACAAACTGGGCCTGCAGGGCAAAGAGGCGGCCGTGGCCAAAGCTCTGGGTCCCTCACGGACCCCCCTGATCCGCAGGAAGTCGGACCCCCAGGACTCGGCGCCAGCGACGGCGTCGCGGGAAGTCGGAAGTACCGAGCAGGACACGAGTTCCAGCTCCTTGGTGCCCAACTACAGCGACTCGGACTCGGACCACGGCCACTGA